The following are encoded together in the Mastacembelus armatus chromosome 6, fMasArm1.2, whole genome shotgun sequence genome:
- the bcar1 gene encoding breast cancer anti-estrogen resistance protein 1 isoform X4 — protein MTVLERDTQGLDGWWLCSLHGRQGIVPGNRLKILVGMYDSKQQHQATPSMPDSCSTSQVQRHLPPQSTYTKPTPAPSSAAITTSSPGFANKAFPSAQYTSMHPAYSTPSLPQPNPDSVYMMPPSHGPKSSPQSLYQVPSGTSGAPPQAQPATPSKAPTVAQRQFQLPGQDIYQVPPSVGPGPGQGVPPTIVSGTGQDVYQVPPSLDKRNWENSNKPLGKVVVPTRVGQVYVYDTVKSDQDEYDIPPRHQPPTQQDIYDVPPTRQQYNTQVYDTPPMVVKGPSSGQEIYDTPASTEKNTPQTVYDFPPSVSKDVPDAQPIREETYDIPPHFAKLKPQVPITPSQYLPNNLNEDDDEPPIPEDVYDIPPPVLTDKHYHGDRGGVSQASREIYDIPGSLRTGSHPTQDVYDFPREREERGGERGDHYVYDVPPQVVRDAQSTSEELNMSFKRLSASSTGSTRSNHSASSLDMVPVRDTSSSSSLPASGSTSGKPLILDLEQAMERLSRLQQAVESSVSFMMSFITGNWKSPVYLEGNLPSIHQAADRVRTTVRDFLEFARGAVANAAQATDRSLQTKLGRQVGKMEEVFQSLIRHSQSLDAISWSHTALTASSSGGDDLDCLIMTARGIPDDAKQLASFLHGNASLLFKRTNRQQQQLPLPPIPVEISGHMTGSGSGSYQGGEKVNIQSRPLPSPPKFTAAEEEEGVDRPYETTEEGWMEDYDYVHLQGKEEFEKNQRQLLEKGNIIRHNKTQLEHQQIKQFERLEQEVSRPINNDMTGWVPSPHHPLANQLAQSGSGGSPSSMLCNGDRQLLLFYQEQCEQNVTTVTNAIDAFFTAINSNQPPKIFVAHSKFVILSAHKLVFIGDTLSRQAKSPEVRARVAQSSNTLCEKLKDIVISTKTAALQYPSSGAAREMTEKVMELAGCTQQFRMVLGQLLVM, from the exons ATGACAGTGCTGGAGCGTGACACACAGGGACTGGATGGCTGGTGGCTTTGCTCCCTCCACGGTCGCCAAGGTATTGTCCCCGGGAACCGTCTCAAAATCCTGGTTGGTATGTACGACAGcaagcagcagcatcaggcCACACCTTCAATGCCGGATTCGTGCTCCACCTCCCAGGTGCAGCGACATCTCCCTCCTCAAAGCACCTACACCAAACCAACACCTGCTCCGTCTTCAGCTGCCATTACCACTTCTTCCCCTGGTTTTGCCAACAAGGCCTTTCCCTCAGCTCAGTACACATCCATGCACCCAGCCTACTCTACCCCGAGCCTCCCACAGCCCAACCCTGATTCTGTCTACATGATGCCCCCCTCCCACGGCCCCAAATCTAGTCCCCAATCTCTGTATCAGGTCCCTTCTGGCACGAGTGGAGCCCCTCCACAGGCCCAGCCTGCAACCCCCAGCAAGGCCCCAACTGTAGCACAGAGACAGTTCCAACTACCAGGGCAAGACATCTACCAGGTTCCCCCTTCTGTAGGCCCAGGGCCAGGCCAAGGAGTGCCCCCAACAATCGTATCAGGGACTGGGCAGGATGTGTATCAAGTGCCTCCCTCCCTGGATAAAAGGAACTGGGAGAACAGCAACAAACCACTGGGCAAG GTGGTAGTTCCTACTCGGGTTGGACAGGTGTACGTGTATGACACAGTGAAATCAGACCAGGATGAATACGACATCCCGCCCAGACATCAGCCTCCAACCCAGCAGGACATATATGACGTGCCACCCACCCGCCAGCAGTACAACACACAG GTGTATGATACTCCTCCCATGGTGGTGAAGGGACCTTCTAGTGGTCAAGAGATATATGACACTCCAGCAAGCACAGAGAAGAATACACCGCAAACG gTCTATGACTTCCCTCCTTCTGTCAGTAAAGATGTCCCTGatgctcagccaatcagagaggagACTTATGACATACCACCACACTTTGCCAAACTCAAACCCCAAGTCCCCATCACACCCAGCCAGTACCTGCCCAATAACCtcaatgaagatgatgatgagccACCCATTCCAGAGGATGTGTACGACATACCACCTCCTGTCCTGACTGACAAGCATTATCACGGAGACAGGGGTGGGGTCAGCCAGGCCTCCCGAGAGATCTACGACATCCCAGGCAGCCTGCGGACTGGAAGTCACCCTACCCAGGATGTTTATGACTTCCCCCGAGAacgagaggagagaggaggagagaggggagaccaCTATGTCTACGATGTCCCACCACAG GTTGTGCGTGATGCCCAGTCCACCAGTGAGGAGCTGAACATGTCCTTCAAGCGGCTGTCTGCCTCAAGCACAGGAAGCACACGGAGCAACCACTCTGCTTCATCTCTAGATATGGTCCCTGTTCGAgacacctcctcttcctcctcacttcCTGCCTCTGGCTCCACTTCTGGGAAACCCCTCATCTTGGACCTGGAGCAGGCCATGGAGCGTCTCTCTCGCCTCCAGCAAGCTGTTGAGTCTAGCGTTTCTTTTATGATGTCATTCATCACAGGTAACTGGAAAAGCCCTGTTTACCTGGAAGGGAACCTCCCATCTATTCATCAGGCTGCCGACCGGGTGCGCACCACTGTCCGAGACTTTCTAGAATTTGCCAGGGGTGCTGTTGCAAATGCCGCCCAGGCCACAGACCGCTCTCTGCAGACTAAACTGGGTCGACAGGTGGGGAAGATGGAGGAGGTTTTCCAAAGTTTGATTCGACACAGTCAGAGCTTAGATGCCATTTCCTGGTCACACACAGCACTCACAGCTTCGTCATCAGGAGGCGATGACTTAGACTGTTTGATCATGACTGCACGAGGCATTCCAGATGATGCCAAACAGCTTGCTTCTTTTCTCCACGGTAATGCCTCGCTCCTCTTCAAACGGACCAACcggcagcagcaacagctgccACTTCCTCCAATCCCAGTGGAGATTAGTGGTCACATGACAGGATCAGGAAGTGGGAGCTATCAGGGAGGGGAGAAGGTTAACATTCAGTCAAGGCCCCTCCCCTCTCCACCTAAGTTcacagctgcagaggaagaggaaggtgtGGACAGGCCATATGAGACCACAGAGGAAGGCTGGATGGAAGATTACGATTATGTCCATCTACAG GGAAAAGAAGAGTTTGAGAAGAATCAGAGACAGTTGCTAGAAAAAGGCAATATCATCCGACACAACAAGACACAACTGGAACACCAACAG aTTAAACAGTTTGAGAGGCTAGAGCAAGAAGTCAGCAGGCCAATCAACAATGACATGACGGGCTGGGTCCCATCACCACACCACCCTCTGGCCAACCAGCTGGCCCAGAGTGGCTCTGGCggctccccctcctccatgcTCTGTAATGGTGACCGgcagctcctcctcttctaccaGGAGCAGTGTGAGCAGAACGTCACAACAGTGACAAATGCCATTGATGCCTTCTTCACTGCCATTAACTCCAACCAGCCACCCAAGATCTTTGTGGCACACAGCAAGTTTGTCATCCTCAGTGCACACAAGCTGGTGTTCATTGGCGATACACTGTCACGCCAGGCCAAGTCACCTGAGGTGAGGGCACGGGTGGCACAGAGTAGCAACACCCTCTGCGAAAAACTCAAAGACATTGTGATCAGTACAAAGACAGCAGCACTTCAGTATCCTTCCTCTGGAGCAGCCAGGGAGATGACTGAGAAGGTGATGGAGCTGGCGGGGTGTACGCAGCAGTTCAGGATGGTACTGGGACAGCTGCTGGTGATGTAG